One genomic window of Branchiostoma floridae strain S238N-H82 chromosome 4, Bfl_VNyyK, whole genome shotgun sequence includes the following:
- the LOC118414669 gene encoding mitochondrial inner membrane protease subunit 1-like isoform X2 has protein sequence MFSGGLRAAVWKAAAVVGYAVQYGCIAHCTLEYAADFIVCSGPSMEPTIHTQDVLITEKFSVMMKTVNVGDVVIARSPTNPNIFICKRVAGLEGDKVCLNPGSFIKKYRWVPRGHVWLVGDNMGNSSDSRVYGPVPYALLRSKVVFKVWPPGDSGSLRGPPQEMLQVLRTMKDTGR, from the exons ATGTTCTCTGGAGGACTGCGAGCAGCCGTGTGGAAG GCTGCTGCCGTGGTCGGCTATGCTGTGCAGTACGGCTGCATCGCTCACTGCACCCTGGAGTACGCAGCTGATTTTATTGTG TGTTCAGGCCCCTCCATGGAGCCGACCATCCACACCCAGGACGTCCTCATCACAGAGAAGTTCAGTGTCATGATGAAGACTGTGAATGT GGGTGATGTAGTGATCGCCAGATCCCCCACCAACCCAAACATCTTCATCTGTAAGAGAGTGGCGGGTTTGGAGGGGGACAAGGTCTGCCTCAATCCTGGGTCCTTCATCAAGAAGTACAGATGG GTTCCTCGCGGTCACGTGTGGTTGGTTGGAGACAACATGGGGAACTCCAGCGACTCTCGTGTGTATGGGCCCGTACCGTACGCGCTGCTCAGGAGCAAGGTCGTTTTCAAG GTGTGGCCCCCCGGAGATTCCGGCAGCCTGAGAGGTCCTCCCCAGGAGATGCTGCAGGTCCTCAGAACCATGAAAGACACGGGCAGATGA
- the LOC118414669 gene encoding mitochondrial inner membrane protease subunit 1-like isoform X1, with product MFSGGLRAAVWKAAAVVGYAVQYGCIAHCTLEYAADFIVCSGPSMEPTIHTQDVLITEKFSVMMKTVNVGDVVIARSPTNPNIFICKRVAGLEGDKVCLNPGSFIKKYRWVPRGHVWLVGDNMGNSSDSRVYGPVPYALLRSKVVFKVWPPGDSGSLRGPPQEMLQVLRTMKDTGR from the exons ATGTTCTCCGGAGGACTGCGAGCTGCCGTGTGGAAGGCTGCTGCCGTGGTCGGCTATGCTGTGCAGTACGGCTGCATCGCTCACTGCACCCTGGAGTACGCAGCTGATTTTATTGTG TGTTCAGGCCCCTCCATGGAGCCGACCATCCACACCCAGGACGTCCTCATCACAGAGAAGTTCAGTGTCATGATGAAGACTGTGAATGT GGGTGATGTAGTGATCGCCAGATCCCCCACCAACCCAAACATCTTCATCTGTAAGAGAGTGGCGGGTTTGGAGGGGGACAAGGTCTGCCTCAATCCTGGGTCCTTCATCAAGAAGTACAGATGG GTTCCTCGCGGTCACGTGTGGTTGGTTGGAGACAACATGGGGAACTCCAGCGACTCTCGTGTGTATGGGCCCGTACCGTACGCGCTGCTCAGGAGCAAGGTCGTTTTCAAG GTGTGGCCCCCCGGAGATTCCGGCAGCCTGAGAGGTCCTCCCCAGGAGATGCTGCAGGTCCTCAGAACCATGAAAGACACGGGCAGATGA